The DNA region TTTGTTAATGGAGGCTTCGATGCCGAAAGTTGTCGCTTGCTTCAAGCTTGGCAAACTCCTTTGTTAATGGAGGCTTCAATTACATTGTTTGCAGATTAAACTagggtatcaattccttgGGGTCATCAATGTCATGGAACATCTTGCAACTCTGGATTTTCCGAACTCTCAGTTGATGCAGCTTTATTAACGGCGGCAACCCCAAAAGGTTATCACAGCAGGACAAGGTCAAGCTCTGGAGAGATGTGAGTTTATCGAGCCCCCAGAGACTTTCCATTCCACAGTTGGAGATTCCCAAAATCTGTAAGGCACCTAGGCTATCAAGGCCATAGATCTCGCAAATGGCAGAGTCTTGGAGCTGCAACTCTGATAGAGCTTTCAATCCTGTGACATTCAATATCTCCAAAGACCAACAATGTTGCATTGATAAACTGACTAGCATTGGGGGTAAAAATTGGAGAATTTTTAGGTTCACACAAGAAAGGACAAGCTTCCTGAGAGAATGAAAAGCGACTCCATCATCAAAGCAGATACTGTTGATTTGCGGAACACACATATCTAATACCTTCAGTTCTGGAAGATCGAAATGCCCTAGCTGCTCCATCTCAAATTTATTTTGCAACAATTGTATCTTTTCTGATGGAGCGGCAGTTTCCATTGAACCTATTGTTTGGTCCAGAAGTTCCTCGAAACCACTGTCAGCTAAGACCAACTCTTTTAAACCATGCAAGCCAACCAGATGCGATATCTTCTTTATTCCTTTACAACTGAAGCGCAAACTAGTTAAACTCAAGGGAAGAGTTGGCAGCATCTCAAGGGTGTCACAACAAAGTAAGTCGAGGATTTGGAGATCGGGTAGATCACACATGCTTGATGGTAAGCCAGTAATGCATGTGTATCCCAATCGCAAGATCTTCAGAGACTTCAATTGCCCAATACTGTCAGGAATGTCCCCACCCAAACTCCTACAGTGTGAGCCATGCAGCTGTTCAAGGTTAGTAAGGCCTCCAATAGTACTGGGAATTTCTCTGATGAAACTAGACTCCATTTTCAGCACTCTCAATCTTCCAAGTTTTCCAATTGAATTAGGTAACTCCGAAATCCCTGTTCCTGACACATCCAACTCATGTAAAGATTCTCTGAAACCTCCAATAGCACTTGGAAGTTCTCCAAGCAATCGACAATTTCTCAGTGACAACTTCCGAAGCTGCACTAGCTCATCAATTGAGCTTGGAAGCTCAGTAACTTTGGAATTATCTAATGAGAGCTCCAATAGAGATTTTAGACAACCAACTGAACTGGGTATATTAATTAGTGATAAGCAATCGGAGGCGCTAAGAGTTTGAAGCATCTTAATATGACCAATGGAGGTAGGAATATCTCGTAGAGAAGTTCCATCAATGAGAAGCTCTTTTAAATCTTTTAGAAATCCCAGTTCTTTCGGCAAGGTGTGTAGTTCCTTGCAGAACTTCAAATTCAGGGAACTCAACTTCTCCAGGTGACTAATTGAAGGATCTATTTTAACCAAACGACAGCATCGctcaaaaatcaatttttccaAGCTGGGATAACCAGAGAAGTCAGGTGTCACTATCAAGTTATCACAACCTGTAAGATTCAACACTTTCAATTTACTCGCCATCTGCAAAAGATAACAATAAGATTAGGAGATCtatatagaaaatatatgGAGAATTACAATTGtttaaatatagaaaattaaataagcgTGGGCGAGTCTACGCTACAAGATTACCTTGATGTGCGTCCAACCCTCCCAGTTATATGTGATCTTGCTCCGGGACAGATTAAGGATTACTAAATTCTTTAGAAGAAAATTAGTTGCCTTGAATATCCGAGGGCACCCTTCCCAATGTAACCACTTcaaattagggaaaacatcaTGGAAGTCTCCAGTGATGTTTGCATGCTCCAGGTAGAGAAACCTTAAGCCTGGCATTTTCCGGAATTCTGTGTCTTGATATGTTGATTGGTTGTCAGAGATAAGTCTAATTGCTGCAACTCTCTCTATTTCCTAAAAATGATACATGACGAATACCTAGATGAGTAAAACAGGCTCACGAGAGAGATTAATCAAGAAATCTTCTAGAAAAAGATATCACATCAAAAAGAGACTACTCTGCTAATTATAAAGATTAAATTACACAAACATGAAACCATCTGTATAAAGTAACCTGTAAAGAAAGATATCTCACCTTCATTCTGACAAACATGCCAAAATCCCGTCCAGAAATCCATAGCTTACTAGTCATTCGAGATTTTCCATACCCGTCCTTAAAGACTAGTTGCCTACCCAACTCCTTTAGCTCATCATGCATACATAACACATAATTGTCATCAATCTTCACGAGGGACAAGTGACAAAGGCTTTCAATCACTTCATGAGGAGAGCTAGCACCATCATGCCACACATATGATGCAACTCTACAATCCTCTCCATTAAGAAAGCACGcaatatcaataaaaatttgtttttgcTGACGATTTAATGCATGATAACATATCATCAGTTTCTCATGCACTTCCTTCGACTCTTTTAGCTGTCTCAATGTATCTTCCCACACTTTCTTTGGCTTGTGGGACAAGAAGGAACCAATGACTTCAATAATTAAAGGCAAACCCCCTACAGTAGTGACTATATCCTTAGCGAATTGACAGTGCTCATCAGATGGATATGAGTGACCCCCAAAGGCATGCTTCATGAAAAGCTGAAAGGCCTCCCAGTAGGGCATATTTTTAACTTCGTAAGTGTTGGCCATTCTGGGAAGACCATCTTTGCACCTAGTGATAATAATTATCCTGCTTCCAGGACCAAAAGAGTCTAACTTCCCTATTAATTCCTCGAGCTGAAACCCTGGACCCACATTATCAAGAACAATCAGAACCCTGATGTCTGAACACATCTCTCCAATGATGGCGATTCCTTCATCGATAGAAGCAATCTTCTCACAATCTCGTTTTAGAATGTCAGATATCACCTTAGTCTGCAAAACCTGAAAGCCGTCATCCCTTTGCCCGACAGTTTCTTGGATATCTGCAAGGAAGCTAGAGCCTTCGAAACATTTGGAGATTTGGTCGAAGATAATTTTGGCCAGAGTCGTCTTCCCAACTCCACCCACTCCATGTATCGCTAACATCCGTATATCATTAACTTCAACTTGCAAGAGGTTCACTATTTCCTCCACTTTATCATTAATTCCACCCGAATGTTCAGTCGCATGAAAGTTTTTCCTGCCCAATACACTCGAAGCTTCTTCTGCAATCAAGTCTTTAATATCTTCTTCGCTGCAGAAAAGTATGTTCTGAGGTCAAAGGATGTAAAATATACTAATAAAACCAACAGGAAATGACAACTGCAATTTTAGCAAGGTGGTGTTAATACTCTAGTTTGCTGAGGCAACAGAAGATACACAAAACTGGTTTGATGCGGGAATCTGATTAAGCTTCCCACGTAGGA from Punica granatum isolate Tunisia-2019 chromosome 3, ASM765513v2, whole genome shotgun sequence includes:
- the LOC116198562 gene encoding TMV resistance protein N-like isoform X1, which gives rise to MDGDKEPLQQQPPGDPLAPAEFSSSWSGSVCLSDKDLDSSTVRAFRRRRLYEQSQSQSVSGEIGPGGADSAGIFAELASTITEVEGARGGVSAAALEESTSSPPSVSSDCSDDLADVSTVSSGNLLAETPNNKVQKEGQKRIREPRCMFMTKSYGDVLDDGYRWRKYGQKIVKNSPYPRSYYRCTYSNCMVRKSVERSSEDPTYVITTYKGVHCHPSVGFLPGGRRVFTPNKNATAFGPQQASPLFPLLDNLPEVLDLNTSPIEVNSPPHPSSLLPRLALTSDNHQLSPHSSGEPQSPQQLRRATPPDLPTNVGLLSDTVPSGMRHSEEDIKDLIAEEASSVLGRKNFHATEHSGGINDKVEEIVNLLQVEVNDIRMLAIHGVGGVGKTTLAKIIFDQISKCFEGSSFLADIQETVGQRDDGFQVLQTKVISDILKRDCEKIASIDEGIAIIGEMCSDIRVLIVLDNVGPGFQLEELIGKLDSFGPGSRIIIITRCKDGLPRMANTYEVKNMPYWEAFQLFMKHAFGGHSYPSDEHCQFAKDIVTTVGGLPLIIEVIGSFLSHKPKKVWEDTLRQLKESKEVHEKLMICYHALNRQQKQIFIDIACFLNGEDCRVASYVWHDGASSPHEVIESLCHLSLVKIDDNYVLCMHDELKELGRQLVFKDGYGKSRMTSKLWISGRDFGMFVRMKEIERVAAIRLISDNQSTYQDTEFRKMPGLRFLYLEHANITGDFHDVFPNLKWLHWEGCPRIFKATNFLLKNLVILNLSRSKITYNWEGWTHIKMASKLKVLNLTGCDNLIVTPDFSGYPSLEKLIFERCCRLVKIDPSISHLEKLSSLNLKFCKELHTLPKELGFLKDLKELLIDGTSLRDIPTSIGHIKMLQTLSASDCLSLINIPSSVGCLKSLLELSLDNSKVTELPSSIDELVQLRKLSLRNCRLLGELPSAIGGFRESLHELDVSGTGISELPNSIGKLGRLRVLKMESSFIREIPSTIGGLTNLEQLHGSHCRSLGGDIPDSIGQLKSLKILRLGYTCITGLPSSMCDLPDLQILDLLCCDTLEMLPTLPLSLTSLRFSCKGIKKISHLVGLHGLKELVLADSGFEELLDQTIGSMETAAPSEKIQLLQNKFEMEQLGHFDLPELKVLDMCVPQINSICFDDGVAFHSLRKLVLSCVNLKILQFLPPMLVSLSMQHCWSLEILNVTGLKALSELQLQDSAICEIYGLDSLGALQILGISNCGMESLWGLDKLTSLQSLTLSCCDNLLGLPPLIKLHQLRVRKIQSCKMFHDIDDPKELIP
- the LOC116198562 gene encoding TMV resistance protein N-like isoform X2 — protein: MFMTKSYGDVLDDGYRWRKYGQKIVKNSPYPRSYYRCTYSNCMVRKSVERSSEDPTYVITTYKGVHCHPSVGFLPGGRRVFTPNKNATAFGPQQASPLFPLLDNLPEVLDLNTSPIEVNSPPHPSSLLPRLALTSDNHQLSPHSSGEPQSPQQLRRATPPDLPTNVGLLSDTVPSGMRHSEEDIKDLIAEEASSVLGRKNFHATEHSGGINDKVEEIVNLLQVEVNDIRMLAIHGVGGVGKTTLAKIIFDQISKCFEGSSFLADIQETVGQRDDGFQVLQTKVISDILKRDCEKIASIDEGIAIIGEMCSDIRVLIVLDNVGPGFQLEELIGKLDSFGPGSRIIIITRCKDGLPRMANTYEVKNMPYWEAFQLFMKHAFGGHSYPSDEHCQFAKDIVTTVGGLPLIIEVIGSFLSHKPKKVWEDTLRQLKESKEVHEKLMICYHALNRQQKQIFIDIACFLNGEDCRVASYVWHDGASSPHEVIESLCHLSLVKIDDNYVLCMHDELKELGRQLVFKDGYGKSRMTSKLWISGRDFGMFVRMKEIERVAAIRLISDNQSTYQDTEFRKMPGLRFLYLEHANITGDFHDVFPNLKWLHWEGCPRIFKATNFLLKNLVILNLSRSKITYNWEGWTHIKMASKLKVLNLTGCDNLIVTPDFSGYPSLEKLIFERCCRLVKIDPSISHLEKLSSLNLKFCKELHTLPKELGFLKDLKELLIDGTSLRDIPTSIGHIKMLQTLSASDCLSLINIPSSVGCLKSLLELSLDNSKVTELPSSIDELVQLRKLSLRNCRLLGELPSAIGGFRESLHELDVSGTGISELPNSIGKLGRLRVLKMESSFIREIPSTIGGLTNLEQLHGSHCRSLGGDIPDSIGQLKSLKILRLGYTCITGLPSSMCDLPDLQILDLLCCDTLEMLPTLPLSLTSLRFSCKGIKKISHLVGLHGLKELVLADSGFEELLDQTIGSMETAAPSEKIQLLQNKFEMEQLGHFDLPELKVLDMCVPQINSICFDDGVAFHSLRKLVLSCVNLKILQFLPPMLVSLSMQHCWSLEILNVTGLKALSELQLQDSAICEIYGLDSLGALQILGISNCGMESLWGLDKLTSLQSLTLSCCDNLLGLPPLIKLHQLRVRKIQSCKMFHDIDDPKELIP
- the LOC116198562 gene encoding TMV resistance protein N-like isoform X3; the encoded protein is MVRKSVERSSEDPTYVITTYKGVHCHPSVGFLPGGRRVFTPNKNATAFGPQQASPLFPLLDNLPEVLDLNTSPIEVNSPPHPSSLLPRLALTSDNHQLSPHSSGEPQSPQQLRRATPPDLPTNVGLLSDTVPSGMRHSEEDIKDLIAEEASSVLGRKNFHATEHSGGINDKVEEIVNLLQVEVNDIRMLAIHGVGGVGKTTLAKIIFDQISKCFEGSSFLADIQETVGQRDDGFQVLQTKVISDILKRDCEKIASIDEGIAIIGEMCSDIRVLIVLDNVGPGFQLEELIGKLDSFGPGSRIIIITRCKDGLPRMANTYEVKNMPYWEAFQLFMKHAFGGHSYPSDEHCQFAKDIVTTVGGLPLIIEVIGSFLSHKPKKVWEDTLRQLKESKEVHEKLMICYHALNRQQKQIFIDIACFLNGEDCRVASYVWHDGASSPHEVIESLCHLSLVKIDDNYVLCMHDELKELGRQLVFKDGYGKSRMTSKLWISGRDFGMFVRMKEIERVAAIRLISDNQSTYQDTEFRKMPGLRFLYLEHANITGDFHDVFPNLKWLHWEGCPRIFKATNFLLKNLVILNLSRSKITYNWEGWTHIKMASKLKVLNLTGCDNLIVTPDFSGYPSLEKLIFERCCRLVKIDPSISHLEKLSSLNLKFCKELHTLPKELGFLKDLKELLIDGTSLRDIPTSIGHIKMLQTLSASDCLSLINIPSSVGCLKSLLELSLDNSKVTELPSSIDELVQLRKLSLRNCRLLGELPSAIGGFRESLHELDVSGTGISELPNSIGKLGRLRVLKMESSFIREIPSTIGGLTNLEQLHGSHCRSLGGDIPDSIGQLKSLKILRLGYTCITGLPSSMCDLPDLQILDLLCCDTLEMLPTLPLSLTSLRFSCKGIKKISHLVGLHGLKELVLADSGFEELLDQTIGSMETAAPSEKIQLLQNKFEMEQLGHFDLPELKVLDMCVPQINSICFDDGVAFHSLRKLVLSCVNLKILQFLPPMLVSLSMQHCWSLEILNVTGLKALSELQLQDSAICEIYGLDSLGALQILGISNCGMESLWGLDKLTSLQSLTLSCCDNLLGLPPLIKLHQLRVRKIQSCKMFHDIDDPKELIP